The genomic interval GGAGGACGCAGCCAGCCTGCCTTGGCATCTGTCCACACAGGTGAGTTATACTTATaagcagtgcttaatttgtcaagtgggagctcccggagcgctgaggacgagtagaaaaaaagcggcggggggggtttcaacatcgcaagaaattagcctactaaagcctcgtgaatggggatgtacgcagaaaaaatagtaaacatatgttaggttggagagacacacagccacacgttataaagtttaccgttgtttactaacagttgaggaatctgtcatgcactcgcaggtgcgtcattgagtcattgtattctcaacacaacaaaatacaccaagtccttgaaaatggatctccgtcgcatcaaaagatgaaaacaaatagataggctacctcatagattatagtaggcctagttagaacaacaatctggcatgacaacttggccacgttaacaaatagatacatattattaaccagaacaataccagaataccacaaaaaccataataataataaagttcactactttcgctaactcctcgcagatttatcacacatcactcaaccgactcgcgtcactccaagtccaacctctcttgctgcacatctgaacaaaacacacacatgcacacagtattagcccctcacacacacacacacacacacacacacactcaagatccagctggcggagcgcacgtcagagcttccggagcgcgctcccccttgctccccctcaaattaagcactgcttATAAGCTACTGAAACCTTTTCATACAAGTTCCATACTACTCTTTTtgctaaaaaaaaatcgatactGATACTAGAATCGGAAATTCATCCGATACTGCCTAAAAAGCAGCATCGGGTATTGGCGAATACGGATATGTAAAATAGCTACACACACTAGTACTATTACTGGGGGCCTTAATAAACAACATTCATAATAGTACGAAAGTTGGAGGTGGAAAGCCGGAAGGGAAAACTCGTCATATCCGACCTACGTGCGTTCGAGCTACCCAGTCTGAAAAACGATGGACGCTTAACTACAAGAATATAAATGAATTattatgaataatgaatgtAAATGATCAATAAATGATAAATTTGGTAGACAGTAAGTGAACCAACTATACATTGCTTTCATCGTAAGAGAACCTTTCAATAAGAATGATGAAGAGAAACTTATTTTTCATTACAGAAGATGAAGCCATTGAGTATGCCAATCGACACAAAGATCATTTTTTCAATGATTCTAAAGACCTGTGTTACTTAATGGAGCAGGATGAGAAGACAGCTGAGAAATTTTCTAGTCGTTGCCTCCAGCCTGCAGTGGAGACATACATTAGACTTTCCTTGGTTCCAGAGGTTGTTGATGAAATGATGTCAGGCAATGATTCAGTGGATTTCAGCACGCGCATGTTTTTCCAATATTCTGTCTTAAAAGATTTGCTTTCAAAAGACAAGTTTTGCCTCTTCATAGAGTACACCAGTTCATATGAGAAATTCATAAGGGGATGGATTCAGGAGAAAATTGAGGAACACTTTTCAGATGGGACTAAACTTTTGGAGTTAGAGGATAAATATCTAAAACAATGTATTAGATGTATTGAGTATGGTATTCAAAAGGCCCATGTGAACAAAGAAGCGACCCAAAAAGAGTTTGTTCAAGATATTTGCAAGGAACTTGGTAATAAATTGGTAATGTCCCAGGATGCTCTCAGCACTTGCATGGCACTTTTGAAAGAAGCCACCGCAGAAAAGTTTGCAAACTCTCTTAAAAAATCTGTGAAGGAAATGGAAAAAGCTCTGCAGAAGAAACAAAAAGAAACTGGATTCAAAGCTAAACTAGATGGACTCGGGTCAAAAGTACTGAACAACCTAACAGTAAAGTTGGGTGGATGTGGTGAAAAATGCCCATTCTGCAGCGCACCGTGTGAAGCAGGAGCAGTGGCTCACAAGGTTCATCGTGTTGAAATACATCGGCCAGAGGGGTTAGGAGGATACAGATCTGCCTCCATGAAACTTATTACTTCTATTTGCACATCCTCTGTCTCTACTGACATGAGATTCAGTAATAGAGATACTAAGGGGTTGTGGCATCCTTACAAGgaattcaaaacattttacaaGAATTGGGAAATTAGTGCAGATAAAAGCTATACAACATCTGATTATTGGAAATATGTGATGGTCAAGTTCAACGAGGACTTTGCTGAATTTTATGATGCAGAGCCTGCAAATATTCCCACTGAATGGAGAACAATTAGCAAGGAAGATGCTGATAAAAGCCTTAAAGAGGCATTTGGTGTCATATAGGACTTTTGGAGAAGATGAGAGTTAGATATTTTTCTCTGACCATGAGGAAGCGCAGCTTATTTTTGACTAATATATATTTGATCTAATGGGAGCATTATGTAAATCACCACAATTTATCATGCGATATGTTATGGTGAAGAAGTTATCCTATTACATATGTGAGGCAGGAAAGGCCGAACTGAGGAGATCTAAGTAGTGATACAAGGATGTGTGTCTTTAATTGTAGTTCACACCAGTTGATAACAAACTCAGCTCTGAACTTAACTTGCCTCTTTCATTTTGCGGTTTGTTGTTGAAGTAATGTCCAATGGAACTTTTAAAAGTTTGAGCCTGATGCttaacatttttgtttgttgaTTTGACATTTGATTTTAACGTAATATGCAAAGCAAAAAGGCTGCATTTCATTTGTTTAATTGCTTCGCCTTACTTTTCTCTTGAAAAATATTATTTGTGTCCATATTTATGCTTAGGTTTAAatggtgtattttttttttttattcctctttCATTCAATGTTCACTTTGATTTCTTTATAAAATTTGTTCATGCGGCTTTGTTGGATAATCTCTCAGGCATTGGTATTCAGAAATTAGTAGACGATATCTCTTGCATTACTCAGGTGTTTTTTCATTTTGATATTGTTACAGCATCCCGAcatttttaaaatataatttttaattgCTTGTTTGATTGAGCCAGTTGAGAAATACCTGTCCAAATTAATTAAGctggtgtgtgtgattttatggCAAGTTTGACTCAGAAAAGTGTCTAtgaatgtttttattgtatttccTGATCAGAATCAGAGCAAACACTTTGCACTTACTTCTAAAGTTAACCAAAATATCATGTTTTCATCGATTTACTTCTTTACCTTTTTTCAAGTGGAACTGAATAAAATAATTTCCCATGAAGGATTGACTTGTGGATGGGCGTGATTTATGTTTGAGAAACGTTCTAGTTCAGATACTTTACATTATTCAGGTTAAAACATTCTAATGCTTTTGtgtaagcactttaattgtgaaaaatgtccaaccaacaacaaagctgAAGCAGACATTTGTAGAGAGGCTGTTCAACTTCTATGTTGGCATTCACAGttacatatattattttattatatagaCTAAAATTGTATAGACTAAACaaaaattgaacaaggtccagttactaaaaattccttccaagaaaggtccAAACATCTAACCTACCACGTCCGAATAGCCTagttttgtcaaatacaatcaacatgGCATATTTCCTTataatttcagatgtatttattttcaatttccaaatagcttacttttaacaatgaaaaacaagtaagacaaagtaacgcatattaacattttcaagtaaacaaaacaggtacattagaCCTGCATTTCAAGTACcgtaaacataaaaagtgcataaggcctacatgtcaAGTATAAGCAGAACAGGTACAGATCATTATTATTCGTCTAATAATATTAGATAATTATTATTTGTGTAATAAAGTTTATCTATTGATAAACAATTGTGAGTGATATTGTAAGAGAACATCTTTAGATGGGAAAGATGTCATCAGATCATCAACACACTTTCTTATCATAAAATATCCCTTGTTTTACTAAAAGAAATAAACTGTTAACAAAATAAGCCAAAACAAGAGCATTCAATGAAGATTCAACAAATTGATAAACCAAGATAGTCTGCGTAGCACctgaagaaaaataagaaaagccCCTTTCTCTTTTCCAGCCTCTCActatgtttacacacacagatgtacctCTCactatatttaaatgttttttccaTTGACCTTGTGTTTGACCTACTCTGcttcattattttctgtttttttaaataagtagCTAATCCTATTACAGTATATGGTGATGATTAATCATTTGTGATATCATATCCCCCCTTGTGATGAGTCGACTAATTATACTTAATACATACAGAGGATGCCAAGACGTTTCTAAATCCTATAAATGTCACTGATTTTAACTAGgctagtaagtaagtaagtacaatttatttataaggcacatttaaaaacagttttcacTGGCCAACAAGCTGGTTTAACAAGCTGGTCACACCAGACCAAAGCATGCTGAAACAACTAGAATCCCTATGCAAACAAGCACTCAGAACACCAGATACAACATAAAAGCATTTCCATTGCTGCCTAATTCTAAAAAATAATATCAAATTTAAAATGGCGCGACCGAAATAAGAATGCTAGTTTGTGCTTGGTATACTGGCATCAGTGCTTGCatcagtttttaaatccagctTCCGCTGCCGCCAAACTCCGTCAAACAGCTTCTCTAGCTTTGAACTGCAACTCTTCGAGATACATGTTCAACCTCCTGTTCTATGTGCTTTGATCTACCGTCCCCCGAAGTTTAATAAGGATTTTATCCAGGATTTTTATGACTTTGTGGCGGGAATTGTCTTGAACACAGATCGCTTATTAATCATAGGTGATTTTAATATCCATGTGTGTTGCGACTCCCGGCCCTTAGTTAAAGACTTCTTGAATCTCATTGACTCTTTTAACCTCACACAGTCCGTTACTGTCCCGACGCAGGAAAAGGGTCATACACTAGACCTTGAAT from Gadus morhua unplaced genomic scaffold, gadMor3.0, whole genome shotgun sequence carries:
- the LOC115538241 gene encoding interferon-induced very large GTPase 1-like codes for the protein MEQDEKTAEKFSSRCLQPAVETYIRLSLVPEVVDEMMSGNDSVDFSTRMFFQYSVLKDLLSKDKFCLFIEYTSSYEKFIRGWIQEKIEEHFSDGTKLLELEDKYLKQCIRCIEYGIQKAHVNKEATQKEFVQDICKELGNKLVMSQDALSTCMALLKEATAEKFANSLKKSVKEMEKALQKKQKETGFKAKLDGLGSKVLNNLTVKLGGCGEKCPFCSAPCEAGAVAHKVHRVEIHRPEGLGGYRSASMKLITSICTSSVSTDMRFSNRDTKGLWHPYKEFKTFYKNWEISADKSYTTSDYWKYVMVKFNEDFAEFYDAEPANIPTEWRTISKEDADKSLKEAFGVI